A genomic segment from Scytonema millei VB511283 encodes:
- the purE gene encoding 5-(carboxyamino)imidazole ribonucleotide mutase — protein MTQPQIGIIMGSDSDLPTMQDAIAVCEEFALAVEVAIVSAHRTPERMVEYAQSAHQRGLKVIIAGAGGAAHLPGMVAALTPLPVIGVPVASRHLQGLDSLYSIVQMPAGIPVATVAIGNAKNAGLLAVQILATHQPELLTKVQQYRQSLANTVMEKQAKLEQIGYQKYIANL, from the coding sequence ATGACTCAACCCCAAATTGGCATTATTATGGGTAGCGATTCCGATCTACCGACGATGCAAGATGCGATCGCAGTTTGCGAAGAATTTGCTCTGGCTGTAGAAGTGGCGATTGTCTCTGCCCACCGTACCCCAGAACGAATGGTAGAGTATGCCCAATCTGCTCACCAACGCGGACTCAAAGTCATTATTGCTGGTGCTGGTGGTGCTGCCCATTTACCAGGTATGGTTGCTGCTCTCACACCCCTACCTGTGATTGGCGTTCCCGTAGCTAGCCGCCACTTACAGGGGCTAGATTCCCTTTACTCAATCGTACAAATGCCTGCGGGAATTCCTGTGGCTACAGTAGCGATTGGTAATGCGAAAAATGCTGGCTTGTTAGCCGTACAAATTCTGGCAACTCATCAACCAGAGTTATTGACAAAGGTACAACAATATCGCCAAAGCTTGGCAAATACCGTGATGGAAAAGCAGGCAAAGTTAGAACAGATAGGTTATCAAAAATACATTGCTAATTTGTAG
- a CDS encoding ammonium transporter, producing the protein MLQKVSIAIAIVFGLIFSLAGQAIAAPSDVNAAIANAQTAADTAFMLMSAALVLLMTPGLAFFYGGFVRSRNILNTLMMSFLLMAIVGVTWILWGYSLSFAPGLPFIGGLQWFGLNGVGLETTDYLKGTNPAEVLSYAPTIPHQAFMIYQAMFAIITPALISGAIVERMSFTAYALFVLLWSTLIYTPLAHMVWAKGGLLGLYGGMGALDFAGGTVVHISSGVSAVVAAYVLGSRKSYPDRIAPPHNVPFILLGAGLLWFGWFGFNAGSALASGGLATVAFVATNTSAAAGALTWLILEKVLRGKPTAVGAATGAVAGLVGITPAAGFVTPLAAILIGSITALVCFYAVTFKAKLQFDDSLDTFPVHGVGGTVGAILTGIFATTEVNSAGKDGLLRGNFNQFIVQIVAVLIAYAIAAIGTFILMKILDVTVGLRLKPEAELQGMDISEHGEEGYNEEFGERLSFNEPK; encoded by the coding sequence GTGTTGCAAAAAGTTTCGATCGCGATCGCGATTGTCTTTGGGTTAATCTTCTCCCTCGCGGGGCAGGCAATTGCTGCACCGAGCGACGTAAATGCAGCGATCGCCAACGCGCAAACCGCAGCAGATACGGCATTTATGCTGATGTCGGCTGCTTTAGTCTTGTTGATGACACCAGGACTAGCCTTTTTCTATGGTGGATTCGTGCGATCGCGTAACATCCTAAATACGCTGATGATGAGCTTCTTGCTAATGGCGATCGTTGGCGTGACTTGGATACTTTGGGGTTACAGCCTGTCTTTTGCCCCTGGACTACCTTTTATTGGTGGGTTGCAGTGGTTTGGGTTAAATGGTGTCGGGTTAGAAACCACCGACTACCTCAAAGGGACAAACCCCGCAGAAGTGCTGTCCTATGCCCCAACGATTCCCCATCAGGCATTCATGATTTATCAAGCCATGTTTGCCATTATCACTCCCGCACTGATTTCTGGGGCGATCGTGGAGCGGATGAGTTTCACGGCTTACGCTCTGTTCGTACTGCTATGGTCAACCCTAATTTATACCCCACTCGCTCACATGGTCTGGGCAAAGGGCGGTTTGCTGGGTTTATATGGTGGGATGGGTGCGCTCGACTTTGCTGGTGGTACGGTCGTGCATATCAGTTCTGGAGTCTCCGCCGTCGTTGCAGCTTATGTTTTGGGATCGCGCAAAAGCTATCCCGACCGAATTGCTCCTCCCCACAACGTCCCATTCATTTTGCTCGGTGCGGGTTTACTCTGGTTTGGTTGGTTTGGGTTTAATGCTGGCAGTGCGCTAGCTTCCGGTGGCTTGGCGACAGTGGCATTTGTGGCGACAAATACAAGTGCGGCAGCGGGAGCGCTCACTTGGTTGATTCTAGAAAAGGTGTTGCGAGGCAAACCTACCGCTGTTGGTGCGGCTACTGGTGCTGTAGCTGGTTTAGTAGGTATTACGCCTGCTGCGGGATTTGTTACGCCTTTAGCAGCAATTCTGATTGGTAGTATCACCGCTTTAGTCTGCTTCTATGCCGTCACTTTTAAAGCAAAGTTGCAGTTTGACGATTCCCTCGATACTTTTCCCGTGCATGGTGTGGGCGGAACAGTGGGCGCAATTCTCACGGGTATCTTCGCTACTACGGAAGTTAATTCAGCTGGTAAAGATGGTTTGTTGCGGGGAAATTTCAACCAGTTTATCGTTCAAATTGTTGCAGTTTTAATTGCTTACGCGATCGCGGCAATTGGAACTTTTATCTTAATGAAAATTTTGGATGTGACCGTAGGACTGCGACTCAAACCAGAAGCAGAACTTCAAGGTATGGATATTAGCGAACACGGTGAAGAAGGCTACAATGAAGAGTTTGGCGAGCGACTATCATTTAACGAGCCAAAGTAA
- a CDS encoding M42 family metallopeptidase translates to MSNYDRLFTTIEELVMHHSPSGVEAEINQFLLDRFSALGVEVWLDRADNIIAKIPGRDAQGAIAITAHKDEIGAIVKHVGDDGCVEVRKLGGAFPWVYGEGVVDLLGDNETISGVLSFGSRHVSHESPQKVQQEDTPVRWEDAWIETMLTPEELAAAGVRAGTRMAIGKHRKRPIRLKDHIASYTLDNKASVAILLALAERIQQPAVDIYLVASAKEEVGAIGALYFTQQQRLDGLIALEICPLSSEYPIQSGEAPVILSQDGYGIYDEGLNQQLRHAAEARNIPLQLATLSGFGSDASIAMKFGHVARAACLAFPTQNTHGYEIAHLGAIANCIEILQCFCETQFDS, encoded by the coding sequence GTGTCTAACTACGATCGCCTATTTACCACTATCGAAGAATTAGTCATGCATCACTCTCCCAGTGGAGTCGAGGCAGAGATTAATCAATTTCTGCTCGATCGCTTCTCTGCCTTGGGGGTAGAAGTGTGGCTGGATCGTGCCGATAATATTATTGCCAAAATTCCTGGGCGAGATGCTCAAGGCGCGATCGCGATTACTGCTCATAAAGATGAAATTGGCGCAATTGTCAAGCATGTAGGCGATGATGGGTGCGTAGAAGTCAGAAAACTAGGTGGTGCTTTCCCTTGGGTATATGGCGAAGGAGTTGTAGATTTACTGGGAGACAACGAAACGATTAGCGGCGTTCTCAGCTTTGGTTCCCGCCACGTTTCCCACGAGTCACCCCAAAAAGTGCAACAAGAAGATACGCCTGTCAGATGGGAAGATGCCTGGATTGAAACTATGCTTACTCCTGAAGAACTCGCAGCTGCGGGAGTTCGTGCGGGTACGCGGATGGCGATTGGCAAGCATCGCAAGCGCCCGATCCGATTAAAAGACCATATTGCCAGCTACACTTTAGATAACAAAGCTTCCGTCGCGATCTTGCTAGCTTTAGCTGAGAGAATTCAACAACCAGCAGTAGATATCTATTTGGTAGCTTCGGCAAAAGAAGAAGTGGGAGCAATTGGGGCGCTATATTTCACGCAGCAGCAACGCTTGGATGGATTAATCGCCTTAGAAATCTGTCCCCTTTCCTCAGAGTATCCGATTCAGTCTGGGGAAGCGCCCGTAATTTTGTCTCAAGATGGTTATGGAATTTACGATGAGGGATTAAACCAACAACTGCGTCATGCAGCAGAAGCAAGAAATATTCCCTTGCAGTTAGCAACCCTCAGCGGGTTTGGTAGCGACGCTTCGATCGCCATGAAATTCGGACACGTTGCGCGTGCTGCGTGTTTGGCATTTCCCACGCAAAATACTCACGGATATGAGATTGCTCATTTAGGCGCGATCGCTAACTGTATTGAAATTCTCCAATGTTTTTGCGAAACACAATTTGATAGTTAG
- the nagA gene encoding N-acetylglucosamine-6-phosphate deacetylase: MTHAVDIINARVPGYAQLQGIRIDLHGQISAIEPMDRFIKKIPPADLQIINLAADRISLGAVDLQINGALGLAFTDLRATDIYKLQKISEYLWQQGIDAYLPTLVTTSGENIQRSLAVIADYMQRQTTSLPTAQVLGVHLEGPFLNAQKRGAHPAEYLLPLTIPHIQQLLGEYARIVKVITLAPELDPNGEAITYLRSLGITISLGHSLATAIQAEQAFKLGATMVTHAFNAMPGLHHREPGLLGAALVHPQVKCGLIADGQHICPTMIQVLLRAGCYQQGIFLVSDALAPLGLPDGVYPWDTRQIDVKNGTARLCDGTLAGTTLPLLVGVQNLVRWNLCDVDTAIALATTAPRQAIDLPTIQLGTPFHQLLHWQIKPDSKELTWKRLSLSGSRERTSREQ; this comes from the coding sequence ATGACTCATGCAGTAGATATTATCAATGCTCGCGTGCCTGGTTACGCGCAATTGCAGGGAATTCGGATCGATCTACACGGGCAAATTTCCGCAATTGAACCGATGGATCGATTTATTAAAAAAATTCCGCCAGCCGATTTGCAAATTATCAATTTAGCAGCAGATCGGATATCTTTAGGCGCAGTCGATTTGCAGATTAACGGGGCGCTAGGATTAGCATTTACAGATTTGCGAGCGACAGATATCTATAAACTGCAAAAAATATCTGAATACTTGTGGCAACAAGGCATAGATGCTTATTTACCCACACTCGTGACGACTTCTGGAGAAAATATACAGCGATCGCTAGCCGTTATTGCTGACTATATGCAGCGACAAACCACATCTCTACCAACTGCCCAAGTTTTAGGAGTCCACCTGGAAGGACCATTTTTAAACGCACAAAAGCGCGGCGCTCATCCAGCAGAATATTTATTACCGCTGACAATCCCACACATTCAGCAACTTTTAGGCGAATACGCTCGCATAGTCAAGGTTATCACCCTTGCCCCAGAATTAGATCCCAATGGCGAAGCCATAACCTATTTGCGTTCTCTCGGTATAACAATCAGCCTCGGTCATTCCCTCGCCACGGCAATTCAGGCGGAACAAGCATTTAAACTAGGGGCAACAATGGTAACTCATGCTTTTAATGCCATGCCGGGACTCCACCACAGAGAACCTGGATTGTTAGGTGCTGCCTTGGTACATCCTCAAGTGAAATGTGGGTTAATTGCTGACGGACAACATATTTGTCCCACAATGATTCAAGTATTGCTCCGCGCTGGCTGTTATCAACAAGGAATCTTTCTTGTCAGCGATGCCTTAGCACCTTTGGGGCTTCCAGACGGTGTTTACCCTTGGGATACGCGGCAAATAGACGTAAAAAACGGCACGGCTAGACTGTGTGATGGTACGCTAGCTGGTACGACTCTACCACTACTTGTAGGAGTCCAGAACCTAGTTCGCTGGAACCTTTGTGACGTAGATACAGCGATTGCACTTGCCACTACCGCACCACGACAGGCGATCGATCTTCCCACAATTCAACTCGGGACTCCCTTTCACCAACTCCTACACTGGCAGATCAAACCAGACAGCAAAGAACTGACGTGGAAGAGATTGTCTTTATCAGGGAGCAGGGAGCGCACGAGCAGGGAGCAGTGA
- a CDS encoding SGNH/GDSL hydrolase family protein — protein sequence MAKKKNVRIKIFATGLAIGSCIVPLQAQAKTPFSQIVVFGDSLSDTGNTFQATDIPPSPPIPPSPPYFEGRFSNGPVWIDYLADSLGLSSDRRTNYAFGGATTGKNNTTAPLPPNTPPLPGLQQQLENFKAKNTKADRRALYVIWVGANDYLGGGVTDPFVPVNNITSAVSTLAERGARHILVVNLPDLGRIPATRNNEEIANNLNALTQFHNTGLAATLQVLNKRTNTNIVSVDVNSLFRRAIANPSEFGLTNVTDTCLTQTSVCSNPNEYLFWDNLHPTTGVHALVGELALSSLKSRSTAKSTSESSTAGLNAFVLATLGTAAGTTVSLYKKR from the coding sequence ATGGCAAAAAAAAAGAACGTTAGAATCAAAATTTTTGCTACAGGACTGGCGATCGGTTCGTGTATTGTGCCGTTACAGGCGCAAGCAAAAACTCCTTTCAGTCAGATCGTCGTGTTTGGCGATAGCCTTTCCGATACGGGTAATACATTTCAAGCTACAGACATTCCTCCGAGTCCGCCCATTCCTCCGAGTCCACCGTACTTTGAAGGACGTTTCTCTAACGGTCCAGTATGGATCGATTATCTGGCAGACAGTTTAGGTTTGAGTAGCGATCGCCGCACGAATTATGCTTTTGGTGGAGCCACGACTGGCAAGAATAATACTACTGCCCCACTACCTCCCAACACGCCTCCTTTACCAGGATTGCAGCAGCAGCTAGAGAATTTTAAAGCTAAGAACACTAAAGCCGATCGTAGAGCGCTTTACGTGATTTGGGTGGGAGCAAATGACTATTTAGGAGGCGGAGTCACCGATCCGTTCGTACCAGTTAACAACATTACATCAGCAGTCAGTACTCTTGCAGAGCGTGGAGCAAGACATATTTTAGTGGTAAATCTACCGGATTTGGGACGCATCCCCGCTACTAGGAATAATGAAGAAATTGCTAACAACCTGAATGCTTTGACTCAATTTCATAACACTGGCTTAGCAGCAACTTTGCAAGTCTTGAATAAGAGAACCAATACTAATATTGTCTCAGTGGACGTGAATTCTTTATTCAGACGCGCGATCGCCAATCCATCTGAGTTTGGACTGACCAACGTTACCGATACTTGCTTGACTCAAACAAGCGTATGCAGCAATCCTAACGAATATCTCTTCTGGGACAATTTGCACCCCACAACTGGAGTCCATGCGTTAGTAGGAGAATTAGCTTTATCTAGCCTCAAATCTAGATCTACTGCTAAATCAACTTCTGAATCATCAACTGCTGGATTAAATGCATTTGTGTTGGCTACCCTTGGGACTGCGGCAGGGACTACGGTATCGCTATACAAGAAGAGATGA
- a CDS encoding ABC transporter ATP-binding protein — protein sequence MTSIARSSQTEVVALAAYDLWKSYRDRPVVQGVNFTLNPGEILGLLGPNGAGKTTIVRMLYGSVRPDRGFVQLGQNKIQLQGRAARAKMGIVTQEDNLDPDFTVWENLTYFAHHYRITGAAARQRAGELLALVGLEDRGSSLVDELSGGMKRRLVLARALINHPQVVFLDEPTTGLDPNARQDFWRLVLQLKQNGCGVLLTTHYMDEAQRLCDRLLLLQQGKILDRGTPAELIERTVGLEVVEIIGVPEPTIQQLAQQAGTWYHPFGNSYLLGLPANPQFWQQLQTITPTPPIRRPTNLEDVFLRLTGTALA from the coding sequence ATGACTAGCATTGCCAGATCGTCGCAAACTGAAGTTGTAGCGCTCGCAGCCTACGACTTGTGGAAATCCTATCGCGATCGCCCAGTCGTGCAGGGAGTCAACTTCACGCTCAATCCAGGGGAGATTTTAGGCTTGCTCGGTCCCAACGGTGCGGGAAAAACGACAATTGTGAGAATGCTTTATGGCTCTGTCAGACCCGATCGCGGCTTCGTCCAGTTAGGGCAAAATAAAATTCAGTTGCAGGGACGAGCAGCTAGAGCAAAAATGGGAATTGTCACCCAAGAAGACAATCTCGACCCTGACTTTACAGTTTGGGAAAACTTAACATATTTCGCTCACCACTATCGAATTACTGGAGCGGCAGCACGTCAACGTGCCGGAGAATTGCTGGCTCTGGTAGGATTAGAAGACCGTGGCAGTTCCTTAGTTGACGAACTTTCAGGCGGGATGAAACGGCGGTTGGTACTAGCACGCGCGTTAATTAACCACCCTCAAGTTGTATTTCTCGACGAGCCGACAACAGGACTTGACCCAAATGCACGCCAAGATTTTTGGCGTTTGGTACTGCAATTGAAACAAAACGGTTGCGGAGTGCTGTTGACAACTCATTATATGGATGAAGCGCAACGACTGTGCGATCGCTTGTTGTTACTCCAGCAGGGCAAAATTCTCGATCGCGGTACGCCCGCAGAATTAATCGAACGTACAGTAGGTTTAGAAGTGGTGGAAATTATCGGGGTTCCTGAACCTACGATTCAACAGCTCGCCCAACAAGCAGGTACTTGGTATCACCCATTTGGCAATAGCTATTTACTTGGGCTACCAGCAAATCCCCAATTTTGGCAGCAACTTCAAACTATAACTCCAACTCCGCCCATTCGTCGTCCCACTAATCTCGAAGATGTTTTCTTACGACTGACAGGAACAGCACTGGCATGA
- a CDS encoding ammonium transporter, whose product MKRLSQHTSLFAHLKLAVKRLSPSWQACIPLTVVIVLAWGYAAVAQDAAPASQDKVAEELQNLKVGIDTLWVCIAAFLVFFMNAGFCMLETGFCRQKNAVNVLSKNLIVFALSTVAFWAIGFGLMFGDGNPFVGTTGWFLAGADNSPATADAYKGVFGALNWAGVPLLAKFLFQLVFAGTAATIVSGAVAERIKFVDFLIFSVLLVGIAYPITGHWIWGGGWLAKAGFWDFAGSTVVHSVGGWAALMGAAFLGPRIGKYQNGSSVAMPGHNMSIATLGCLILWLGWFGFNPGSTMAVNPSIAHIAVTTNLAGSMGGIAATIVAWLYLGKPDLSMIINGILAGLVAITAPCAFVSVPWSAVIGLIAGIIVVFSVTFFDKIKIDDPVGATSVHLVCGIFGTLCVGLFAEGPGGALNLYEDGLGPARGLLLGGGFSQLWAQFIGVITVGGITVLLSTIFWLALKATLGIRVTPEEEFEGLDIGEHGMEAYSGFLKETDVTGFADSSTTNMGKRTGDVSSNPY is encoded by the coding sequence ATGAAGCGTTTATCTCAGCATACATCTCTATTCGCGCACCTGAAGTTAGCGGTGAAGCGATTGTCTCCTTCTTGGCAGGCTTGCATTCCCCTAACAGTAGTTATTGTGCTGGCGTGGGGTTATGCCGCAGTTGCCCAAGATGCCGCACCTGCAAGTCAAGATAAAGTAGCGGAGGAATTACAAAATCTCAAGGTAGGAATAGATACTCTTTGGGTGTGTATTGCTGCCTTTTTAGTGTTTTTCATGAATGCTGGTTTCTGTATGTTAGAAACTGGCTTTTGCCGTCAGAAAAACGCTGTTAACGTCTTGTCGAAAAACCTGATCGTATTTGCCCTTTCTACCGTGGCGTTTTGGGCGATCGGATTTGGTTTAATGTTCGGCGATGGCAATCCCTTCGTTGGTACGACTGGCTGGTTCTTGGCGGGAGCAGATAACAGTCCGGCAACCGCAGATGCGTACAAAGGCGTGTTTGGTGCGCTCAACTGGGCAGGAGTACCATTACTTGCCAAGTTCTTATTCCAACTTGTATTTGCTGGTACTGCTGCTACGATTGTTTCGGGTGCAGTAGCGGAACGGATCAAGTTTGTAGACTTCTTAATCTTTAGCGTATTGTTAGTCGGAATTGCGTACCCAATTACAGGTCATTGGATTTGGGGTGGCGGTTGGTTGGCAAAAGCTGGATTCTGGGATTTTGCAGGTTCCACTGTAGTCCACTCTGTAGGTGGTTGGGCAGCTTTGATGGGTGCGGCGTTCTTAGGACCGAGAATCGGGAAATACCAAAATGGTTCTTCAGTCGCCATGCCTGGGCATAACATGAGTATTGCTACTCTAGGCTGTTTAATTCTGTGGTTGGGCTGGTTCGGTTTCAACCCTGGTTCTACGATGGCAGTTAACCCTAGTATTGCTCATATTGCAGTCACGACTAACCTAGCTGGGTCTATGGGTGGTATTGCTGCCACTATCGTTGCTTGGCTTTACTTGGGTAAACCTGACTTGTCCATGATTATCAATGGAATTCTGGCGGGTCTAGTGGCAATTACTGCTCCTTGTGCTTTCGTGAGCGTGCCTTGGTCGGCGGTCATCGGTTTGATTGCTGGTATTATTGTTGTCTTCTCCGTTACCTTCTTCGACAAAATCAAAATTGATGACCCTGTAGGTGCAACCTCCGTTCACCTTGTCTGTGGCATATTCGGGACTCTGTGTGTGGGTTTATTTGCTGAAGGTCCAGGTGGAGCGCTGAACTTGTATGAAGATGGATTGGGACCTGCGAGAGGATTGCTGCTCGGTGGTGGTTTCTCGCAACTATGGGCGCAGTTCATTGGTGTCATTACTGTTGGCGGTATAACCGTCCTGTTATCTACTATCTTCTGGCTGGCGCTGAAGGCAACTTTGGGAATTCGCGTGACTCCCGAAGAGGAATTTGAAGGCTTGGATATCGGCGAACACGGTATGGAGGCATACAGTGGTTTCCTCAAAGAAACTGATGTGACTGGGTTTGCTGATAGTAGTACTACTAATATGGGTAAGCGGACTGGCGATGTATCCAGCAATCCTTACTAA
- a CDS encoding ABC transporter permease: MKRISVTAWGIYSVWHRHAKVYQKTWLVNSLPPLSEPLIYLIAFGYGLTPLIGDVTYQGQTVSYLQFIAPGMIAVGILFQSFFEGAFGSFIRLSYQKTWQALLTAPLSFTEVFLGDWLWATTKGSMAGILTGLVAMSLGLYSGWHLLGSLPLIILGSMLFGALGLFTAGTVRTVDQINVPIFLFVVPMFTLCGTYFPRDTLPPLLGYVASILPLSALVDLLRWSLGLPQFWYLQVVWLLLWLSVFTVLAWRQIYPQLVQ; encoded by the coding sequence ATGAAACGGATTTCAGTCACAGCTTGGGGTATATATTCTGTCTGGCATCGTCATGCCAAGGTGTATCAAAAAACTTGGTTAGTTAACAGTTTGCCACCATTATCCGAACCTTTGATCTATTTAATTGCATTCGGCTACGGTTTGACCCCTCTGATTGGCGATGTAACTTATCAAGGGCAAACCGTTAGCTACTTGCAATTTATTGCCCCCGGCATGATTGCAGTAGGGATACTCTTCCAATCTTTTTTTGAAGGTGCTTTCGGTAGTTTTATCCGCCTGAGTTATCAAAAAACATGGCAAGCACTCCTCACCGCTCCCTTAAGTTTTACGGAAGTCTTCTTAGGCGATTGGTTGTGGGCAACGACGAAAGGCTCAATGGCAGGAATATTGACTGGTCTAGTTGCAATGAGTTTAGGGCTGTACTCGGGTTGGCATTTGCTGGGATCTCTGCCTCTCATTATCTTGGGTAGTATGCTATTTGGTGCGTTAGGGCTGTTTACTGCGGGTACGGTGCGGACTGTGGATCAAATTAACGTGCCAATCTTTTTATTCGTCGTTCCCATGTTTACTCTGTGCGGCACTTATTTCCCGCGCGATACCCTGCCACCACTGCTGGGTTATGTTGCTAGTATCCTACCCTTATCAGCACTAGTTGACCTGCTACGTTGGTCGCTAGGCTTACCTCAATTCTGGTATTTGCAGGTTGTATGGTTACTATTGTGGTTGAGCGTTTTTACTGTATTGGCTTGGCGACAGATTTATCCGCAGTTAGTTCAATAG